From the Meleagris gallopavo isolate NT-WF06-2002-E0010 breed Aviagen turkey brand Nicholas breeding stock chromosome 19, Turkey_5.1, whole genome shotgun sequence genome, one window contains:
- the LOC104913693 gene encoding putative UDP-GlcNAc:betaGal beta-1,3-N-acetylglucosaminyltransferase LOC100288842: protein PQHPGVFLSQLCRLRTHQWCFVLFNVLLFHMLLFGADLLEEYFLRSLPLSYSDAKALEIRERARKLDTASLKANLSRSYTVSSTACSDQEIFLLVLVCSSPGNRTRRNAIRQTWGNVTDTTGYAVLTLFALGRPASVEAQQEIDEESQKHRDIIEGSFIDCPATQTQKMMMIVEWVVTFCPHARYTLKTDEEMFVGIPSLAGYLLSLTQLEDVYSGRVIHQGVPDRDPQSPSFVPIHQYPEEFYPDYCDRRAFVMSQDVVRKVFVAAQEVPTSVPADVFVGICAKKAGITPIHSSRFSGEKHISYNRCCYKFIFTSSNMNEDELFKDWKETSDGKDCSLLETYYSLVSCRVLTYIDKFKQFNLDRIKSEAFHVSD, encoded by the coding sequence CCTCAGCACCCAGGTGTGTTTCTTTCCCAGCTGTGCAGACTCCGGACCCACCAGTGGTGCTTTGTTCTGTTCAATGTCCTGCTGTTCCACATGCTGCTTTTCGGGGCAGACTTGCTGGAGGAATACTTCCTGCGGTCCTTACCTCTCTCCTACAGCGATGCGAAGGCCCTGGAGATCAGGGAGCGGGCCAGGAAGCTGGACACAGCCTCGTTGAAGGCCAACCTCTCCAGGTCTTACACTGTCAGCAGCACAGCGTGCTCTGATCAAGAGATATTTCTGCTTGTTCTCGTCTGCAGCAGCCCAGGAAACAGGACGAGGCGCAATGCCATCAGGCAGACGTGGGGCAATGTGACAGACACCACGGGTTATGCTGTCCTcactttgtttgctttgggaagGCCAGCTTCGGTAGAAGCCCAGCAGGAGATTGATGAAGAGTCGCAAAAGCACAGAGATATTATCGAGGGCAGCTTCATCGATTGTCCTGCAACTCAGACAcagaagatgatgatgattGTGGAGTGGGTGGTGACTTTCTGTCCTCACGCAAGGTATACCCTTAAGACAGACGAAGAAATGTTTGTTGGCATTCCCAGCCTGGCTGGATACTTGCTCAGCTTGACTCAACTAGAGGATGTCTACAGTGGGAGGGTCATCCATCAAGGGGTGCCTGACAGAGACCCCCAGAGCCCCAGCTTTGTCCCCATCCATCAATACCCCGAGGAGTTTTACCCGGATTACTGTGACAGGAGAGCCTTCGTCATGTCGCAGGACGTCGTGCGCAAGGTGTTTGTGGCTGCCCAGGAGGTGCCAACTTCAGTGCCTGCCGATGTCTTCGTTGGGATCTGTGCTAAGAAAGCTGGCATCACTCCCATTCACAGCTCTCGCTTTTCTGGGGAAAAGCACATCAGCTACAATCGATGCTGctataaattcatttttacctCTTCCAACATGAACGAGGATGAGCTATTTAAGGATTGGAAGGAAACAAGTGATGGGAAAGACTGCTCGCTACTGGAAACGTACTACAGCCTGGTGTCCTGCAGGGTTCTGACCTATATTGATAAGTTCAAACAGTTTAACTTGGACAGAATAAAAAGTGAGGCTTTCCATGTCTCtgattaa